A genome region from Schlesneria paludicola DSM 18645 includes the following:
- a CDS encoding class I SAM-dependent methyltransferase, giving the protein MIRALRDAPEIFEQIARYEGSELGLQVALRRQFPDDMVRAAVSIHELRHRAAAKFTRADRLWLDRKGLEQATSEAVSVYKAKRFEGAVWDLCCGIGGDASALAARCHVTAVDLNPAACLRTKLNAEVYDVADRVEAICQDVLHIPLSTGLVHIDPDRRTGSGGRVSRLEDYVPGLDFLNEMMPRCRGGAIKVSPASNFGGKFPSAEVELISYHGECKEATIWFGELAKESPFRATVLPAGESIAGHPLQVAVPVMPLDRYLYDPDPAVVRAGLVDVLADQLGLSRLDAAEEYLTSNQCVQSPFVQTFETVAEMPNNDRELKAWVRSAGIGQVEIKCRHLSVQADTVRRKLSLTGTVPAVVIYARLNGKARIIAARRIGSGDVAGAM; this is encoded by the coding sequence GTGATCCGCGCTCTGCGGGATGCGCCGGAGATCTTTGAACAGATTGCAAGGTATGAAGGTTCAGAGCTGGGGCTGCAGGTCGCGCTTCGACGTCAGTTTCCAGACGACATGGTTCGGGCGGCCGTTTCGATCCATGAACTGCGGCATCGTGCTGCAGCGAAGTTCACGCGTGCGGATCGGCTTTGGCTCGATCGCAAAGGACTCGAACAAGCAACGTCCGAGGCGGTATCCGTCTACAAGGCAAAACGGTTTGAAGGAGCCGTGTGGGATTTATGCTGTGGGATCGGCGGTGATGCTTCGGCACTCGCGGCACGATGTCACGTGACGGCCGTGGATCTGAATCCGGCCGCATGTCTTCGAACCAAATTGAACGCCGAAGTTTACGATGTCGCTGATCGGGTCGAAGCGATCTGTCAGGATGTCTTGCACATCCCGCTTTCAACCGGTCTGGTCCATATCGACCCAGATCGACGTACGGGTTCGGGCGGGCGCGTGTCCCGGCTCGAAGACTATGTACCGGGATTAGATTTTCTGAACGAAATGATGCCGCGTTGTCGTGGCGGCGCGATTAAGGTTAGCCCGGCCAGCAATTTTGGTGGCAAGTTTCCATCAGCGGAAGTGGAGCTGATCAGCTATCACGGGGAATGCAAAGAGGCCACGATCTGGTTTGGCGAGTTGGCAAAGGAGTCGCCGTTTCGAGCGACGGTTCTGCCTGCGGGAGAGAGCATTGCCGGTCATCCGTTGCAGGTCGCGGTCCCGGTCATGCCGTTGGATCGCTATCTTTATGATCCCGATCCCGCCGTGGTGCGCGCCGGGTTGGTGGATGTCCTGGCCGATCAATTGGGGCTCTCGCGGTTGGATGCGGCCGAAGAGTACCTGACATCAAACCAGTGCGTGCAGTCACCATTCGTTCAGACCTTTGAAACGGTTGCTGAGATGCCGAACAACGATCGAGAACTGAAAGCATGGGTGCGATCCGCTGGGATCGGTCAGGTCGAGATCAAGTGCCGCCATCTTTCTGTGCAAGCAGATACCGTGCGGCGCAAGCTATCGTTGACGGGGACGGTTCCAGCAGTCGTGATTTATGCCCGCTTGAATGGCAAAGCGCGCATCATTGCCGCACGACGGATTGGTTCAGGCGACGTTGCAGGGGCGATGTGA
- a CDS encoding ATP-dependent DNA helicase: MTLGVKDVLGDEGSIARRLKTYESRSQQIEMAEAVEQAIAHRQHLVVEAGTGTGKSFAYLVPTILAATAKQGEGGKRKKVVISTHTISLQEQLIGKDIPFLNSVLPVEFSAVLVKGRSNYISLRRMKGAVDHAKSLYSRPDELTQLQDVVEWSRTTYDGSLADLDFKPLSSVWDEVHSDHGNCLGKKCPTHEQCLYYKARRRIWNADILVVNHALFFADLSLRREGVSLLPDYDIVVFDEAHTVEQVAADHLGISISSGQIEYMLSKLHNEKTQKGLLARATSSNSSFLGTQRNAIQLVDRVRFQARDLFDSIHEAKRSFAGKNGRFRHPLDIHNEVSTALKELGSHIAQLGNQLSSDEERVEYTSAAERCSGLADSLNSWLQQSLEEAVYWLETSGPNQQRIKLVSAPIDVGPVLRDELFNKISTVILTSATLAVGGQSFDFVRGRLGLTKSDEKKVGSPFDYKSQMQLILPEGMPDPGESPSDYESAVCEQIQKYVEQTKGHAFVLFTSYQMLRNCARRLTSWFVSKNYGLYSQGEEMPRTMLLEKFRNDPAGVLFGAESFWQGVDVPGDALQNVIITKLPFSVPDHPLLEARLEAIRNSGGNPFMDYQVPEAVIKLKQGFGRLIRTKSDKGIVVILDPRVKTKRYGKLFLDSLPECEIVRDHGLR; the protein is encoded by the coding sequence GTGACCCTCGGCGTAAAGGATGTGCTCGGAGACGAAGGAAGCATCGCGCGTCGCCTGAAGACATACGAGTCGCGCTCGCAGCAAATCGAAATGGCGGAAGCCGTCGAGCAGGCGATCGCACATCGGCAACATCTGGTCGTCGAGGCGGGAACAGGGACCGGGAAAAGTTTTGCGTATCTTGTGCCGACGATTCTCGCGGCGACCGCCAAGCAGGGTGAAGGCGGCAAACGTAAGAAGGTCGTGATCTCGACGCATACGATCAGCTTGCAAGAGCAATTGATCGGCAAGGACATCCCTTTTTTGAATTCCGTGCTGCCCGTCGAATTCTCGGCTGTTCTGGTCAAAGGCCGCTCGAACTACATCAGCCTGAGGCGAATGAAGGGGGCAGTCGATCACGCGAAGTCGCTCTACTCAAGACCGGATGAACTGACGCAGTTGCAGGACGTCGTCGAATGGTCGCGTACGACATACGACGGAAGTCTGGCGGATCTCGACTTCAAGCCCTTAAGCAGCGTTTGGGACGAAGTTCATAGCGACCACGGGAACTGTCTTGGGAAGAAGTGTCCGACTCACGAGCAATGTCTGTATTATAAGGCCCGGCGGCGGATCTGGAACGCAGATATCCTGGTCGTCAATCACGCACTTTTCTTTGCAGACCTATCGCTCAGGCGTGAAGGTGTCAGCCTGCTGCCCGATTATGACATTGTCGTATTTGATGAGGCGCATACGGTCGAACAAGTGGCGGCGGATCACCTCGGGATTTCGATCTCAAGCGGCCAGATCGAGTACATGCTCAGCAAGTTGCACAACGAGAAGACGCAAAAGGGTTTGCTAGCACGTGCCACATCGTCGAATTCCTCGTTTCTTGGCACTCAGCGGAACGCGATTCAACTGGTTGATCGAGTTCGCTTTCAAGCGCGGGATCTGTTCGACTCGATTCATGAAGCGAAGCGGTCGTTTGCGGGAAAGAACGGCCGGTTTCGACATCCGCTGGATATTCACAACGAAGTCAGCACGGCACTCAAGGAACTGGGATCGCACATCGCTCAACTGGGGAATCAACTCAGTTCGGATGAAGAGCGTGTCGAATACACCTCGGCGGCAGAACGTTGCTCTGGCCTGGCCGATTCCCTGAATTCGTGGCTCCAACAATCGCTTGAAGAGGCGGTCTATTGGCTCGAGACCAGCGGACCCAATCAGCAGCGGATCAAGTTGGTGTCAGCACCGATTGACGTGGGGCCGGTTCTACGGGATGAGCTGTTTAATAAAATCAGCACCGTTATTTTGACGAGTGCGACGCTGGCGGTGGGTGGTCAGAGTTTTGATTTCGTCCGCGGACGGCTGGGGCTGACGAAGTCCGACGAAAAAAAAGTCGGCAGTCCGTTCGACTATAAGTCTCAGATGCAGCTCATTCTGCCGGAAGGAATGCCGGACCCGGGCGAATCGCCCAGCGACTACGAAAGCGCGGTTTGCGAACAGATTCAGAAGTACGTAGAGCAGACGAAAGGCCATGCGTTCGTACTGTTCACTAGCTATCAAATGCTACGGAATTGTGCGCGGCGATTGACGTCTTGGTTTGTTTCCAAGAATTACGGGCTGTATTCGCAGGGCGAGGAAATGCCGCGGACGATGTTGCTCGAAAAGTTCCGCAACGACCCGGCAGGCGTGCTGTTTGGTGCCGAGAGCTTCTGGCAGGGTGTCGATGTTCCCGGCGATGCCTTACAGAACGTCATCATCACCAAGCTGCCGTTTAGCGTTCCAGACCATCCGCTACTCGAAGCACGGCTTGAGGCGATTCGGAACTCTGGGGGAAATCCGTTCATGGACTATCAAGTTCCAGAAGCGGTGATCAAACTCAAGCAGGGGTTCGGTCGTCTAATTCGAACAAAGTCTGATAAGGGGATTGTTGTGATCCTCGATCCACGGGTCAAAACAAAACGCTACGGCAAACTGTTCCTCGATAGCTTGCCCGAATGTGAGATCGTGCGAGACCACGGTCTGCGATAG
- a CDS encoding sialidase family protein: MDQKISRTNDGVWSRRECLKTIAAFSLGAMASSRGVLSGASTASIESTRVVSWKPPLYHGWPTLTRRKNGELLLAFSGGRESHICPFGRLELMRSKDNGASWGWPQVIHDCAIDDRDAGVLETPQGSILLTNFTSLRYADDYEAAMKIPAGQPKAWDAVKRAEWKAAHERLTADERQREVGTWMWRSTDGGVTWSARYQVPCNSPHGPVALASGRLLYIGAALWADDRVVGTWESTDDGVTWQLLSRFTPRPTDQTKNYHELHGVECVSGKIIAQIRNHNTQNAHETLQSESTDGGKTWSIPHSIGVWGLPSHLLRLKDGRLLMSYGYRRAPYGNQARMSQDEGATWSDPITISDDGIRSDLGYPSTVECDDGTLVTVWYEVMKGSDLAQLRQARWRLTV; encoded by the coding sequence ATGGACCAGAAAATTTCACGGACGAATGATGGCGTTTGGTCGCGTCGTGAATGCTTGAAGACGATTGCGGCATTCTCTCTGGGGGCGATGGCGTCCTCGCGCGGTGTCTTATCGGGAGCATCAACCGCTTCGATTGAGAGCACTCGCGTCGTGAGTTGGAAGCCACCGCTGTATCACGGCTGGCCGACGTTGACTCGACGAAAAAATGGAGAGCTACTTCTGGCCTTTTCCGGTGGGCGTGAGAGCCATATCTGTCCGTTCGGTCGCCTGGAACTGATGCGATCAAAGGACAATGGCGCGTCATGGGGTTGGCCACAAGTCATTCACGATTGTGCCATTGATGACCGCGATGCGGGTGTGCTGGAGACGCCTCAAGGATCGATCCTGCTGACAAATTTCACGTCACTGCGTTACGCCGATGACTATGAGGCGGCGATGAAGATTCCGGCCGGGCAGCCAAAGGCGTGGGATGCGGTCAAACGCGCCGAGTGGAAAGCGGCTCACGAGCGTTTGACAGCAGACGAACGTCAGCGAGAGGTGGGAACCTGGATGTGGCGCTCCACGGACGGCGGCGTGACCTGGTCCGCTCGCTATCAGGTTCCCTGCAATAGTCCGCATGGACCGGTCGCACTTGCAAGCGGACGACTCCTTTACATCGGGGCCGCCCTCTGGGCGGACGACCGTGTCGTCGGAACGTGGGAATCCACGGATGACGGGGTCACTTGGCAATTGCTGAGTCGGTTTACCCCCCGCCCTACCGACCAGACGAAGAACTATCACGAACTGCATGGGGTCGAATGTGTCTCTGGGAAGATCATCGCGCAGATTCGCAATCACAACACTCAAAACGCACACGAAACGCTGCAATCGGAATCGACCGATGGTGGTAAGACCTGGTCGATTCCGCATTCGATCGGTGTGTGGGGACTACCGTCGCATCTGTTGCGGCTGAAGGATGGCCGTTTGCTGATGAGTTACGGCTACCGGCGTGCTCCTTACGGGAATCAGGCTCGAATGAGCCAGGATGAAGGTGCAACATGGAGTGATCCCATCACGATTTCCGATGATGGAATTCGATCTGATTTGGGTTACCCCTCGACAGTCGAGTGCGACGATGGGACACTCGTGACCGTCTGGTACGAAGTCATGAAGGGATCTGATCTGGCTCAACTGCGGCAAGCGCGGTGGAGACTGACCGTCTGA
- a CDS encoding DUF1501 domain-containing protein translates to MTMIDSITTRRQVLQSAGCGFAALALAGLAGLAGRTSAADSASRLMEKMPLIAPKAKRVIFLFMQGGPSHVDTFDYKPELVRQDGQQFAFNDARIIANTGKRGSTQRLMKPLWSFRQYGQSGRWVSDLFPHVAEHVDDLCFIHSMHTEGVAHGPATLFLHCGAANSVRPSIGSWVTYGLGSECHHLPGFVSLSPSAGNGGPRNYGGAFLPPVYQGTAIGRAGTPASEAKIRDIVPGKANSPRDRRQFDLIQAFNSEQAKRHPHDAELEAVLNSYELAWNLQKNAPDVLDLSQETREMQALYGIDDPQTEDFGRQCLMARRLSEAGVRFVQITHGDNTANPVWDQHSNMPKHAEHARRVDRPIAGLLADLKQRGLLEDTLVWWGGEFGRTPYAEKNGTGRDHNPGGFTVWLAGGGIKPGFAFGKTDEFGHLAAENKVHMHDLHATILHLLGLDHERLTYRFSGRDYRLTDVHGHVIDSIIA, encoded by the coding sequence ATGACGATGATCGATTCAATCACAACGCGACGACAAGTTCTGCAGTCGGCAGGTTGCGGATTTGCCGCGCTCGCGCTGGCCGGGTTGGCCGGGTTGGCGGGGCGTACCTCTGCTGCGGACAGCGCCAGCCGCCTGATGGAGAAGATGCCGTTGATCGCTCCGAAGGCGAAGCGCGTCATCTTTCTGTTCATGCAGGGTGGTCCCAGCCATGTTGATACGTTTGACTATAAGCCCGAGCTTGTGCGCCAGGATGGACAGCAGTTTGCATTCAACGATGCCCGCATCATTGCGAATACGGGGAAGCGCGGAAGCACGCAGCGGCTGATGAAACCGCTGTGGAGTTTCAGGCAGTACGGTCAATCGGGACGCTGGGTCTCGGACCTGTTTCCGCATGTGGCCGAACATGTCGACGACCTCTGCTTCATCCATTCGATGCATACCGAGGGCGTCGCGCATGGTCCCGCAACACTGTTTCTGCATTGCGGTGCTGCCAATTCGGTTCGTCCATCGATCGGTTCGTGGGTGACGTATGGCCTTGGTTCGGAATGCCATCACTTGCCGGGATTTGTCTCGTTGAGTCCGTCCGCTGGAAATGGGGGGCCGCGTAACTATGGCGGCGCGTTTCTTCCTCCCGTCTATCAGGGGACGGCAATCGGACGTGCGGGAACTCCAGCGAGCGAGGCGAAGATTCGCGACATCGTGCCGGGAAAGGCAAACTCACCGCGTGACCGCCGGCAATTCGATCTGATTCAGGCGTTCAATTCCGAGCAGGCAAAACGACACCCGCATGATGCCGAGCTGGAGGCGGTGCTCAATTCGTACGAACTTGCGTGGAACCTGCAAAAGAATGCTCCCGATGTGCTTGATCTTTCGCAAGAAACGCGCGAGATGCAGGCTCTGTATGGGATTGATGATCCTCAGACGGAAGACTTTGGACGGCAGTGCCTGATGGCGCGACGCTTGTCCGAAGCCGGTGTCCGTTTTGTGCAAATCACGCATGGAGACAATACGGCGAACCCGGTCTGGGATCAGCATTCGAATATGCCCAAGCATGCCGAACATGCCCGCCGCGTCGATCGACCGATTGCCGGCTTGCTCGCGGATTTGAAGCAGCGGGGATTGCTCGAAGACACGCTGGTGTGGTGGGGCGGCGAATTTGGTCGGACGCCTTATGCCGAGAAGAACGGAACAGGTCGCGATCACAATCCTGGTGGCTTCACCGTGTGGCTGGCGGGGGGAGGAATCAAGCCCGGCTTTGCCTTTGGTAAAACGGATGAATTCGGCCATCTTGCCGCCGAGAACAAGGTCCACATGCACGATTTGCATGCGACAATTTTGCACCTGCTGGGGCTCGACCACGAACGTCTGACCTATCGCTTTTCCGGACGCGACTATCGACTGACCGATGTCCACGGACATGTGATCGACAGCATTATTGCCTGA